cacagagctctgcgaacagccagcttctttagcaatcaccttttgtgtcttgccctccttgtgcaaggtgtcaatgattgtcttttggacagctgttaagtcagaagtcttccccatgattgtggtgccttcaaaacaagactgagggaccttttaaaggcctttgcaggtgttttgagtaaatcagctgattagagtggcagcaggtgtcttctatattcagccttttcagaatattctaattttttgagataccaaatttggagttttcattagttgtcacttatgaatatcaaatttaaatgtaatgaacattggaaatacattggtctgtgtgcattgcatgaatataatgtacaagtttcacgttttgaatggaattactgaaatattttcaaccttttgatgatattctaatttactggccagcacctgtactgtgctgtggtttatcgtccacctggtccaaacagttctttccttcaggagtttaacgACTTTCTatcctttctatcctccactgtgaagctgtccagactggtgattgttggtgactttaacatccacgttgatgatccctctgatcactttgccatgaatttctccaacctgatggactccttcagctttacccagcatgtttctggccccacacacaccagggggcacactctggaccttgtttttaccctgagtctaaatactgacagtgtttgtcctgaggacatctatatttcagatcaccattgcattttttttaacttgtcaatttctgcgtccccacctcctgcttgccgtatggttagttcttgttttcttaatgagagcaaagttagaaatttttctgctgcttttgatccaccttgttcttctgataacgacccagattccttaacttctcagtttaacgagcactgcctctccattctggacaatatctgtccagtcagaaccagatcagttcctgcagtgaaccctactccctggtttaatgatagccttcgcagcctgaagcgccaatgcagaaaaattgagcgtttgtggaagaaaacccatctccacgtccatctgctgcacctaaaggatcttctgacatcctttaactctgcagtcagagatgcaagggtttcctatttctccaacctggtgtcccagagcaaagggaacaccAAGGtgttgtttaacaccatcagcagcatcgtctctcctgcctctcctacagcctccatccactctgttgcagactgtgagaactttctgtctttctttgtggacaaagtcaataaggttagatctagcatctctccttcagccttatcgctgcctctcccgactccaaccaggcccatcatcctagatagctttgctcctgtttctttaccagagttaaccaaactagttaactctatgaagacctctgcatgccccctcgacatcttaccctcatctttgtttaaaagtgcttttcagtccatcggtcccagcgtgctctctataattaatgcttctctggtttctggtcaggtccctgcttacattaagaacgctgtaatccacccgcttcttaaaaaaccgagtctcgacccctctctccatagcagcttcagacccatctctaaacttccgttcatctccatctccaagatcttggaaaacgttgtggctaaacaactcacagctgctcttgatgaacataacatctatgatagcttccagtcaggttttcgtagagctcattctactgaaacagctcttcttagggtctctaatgaccttctgactcacagtgatgcaggggactgttctgttctggtcctgttggacctgactgcagcctttgacactgttgaccatcacctgctactggagaggctgagagactgggtatctCTAtccggatctgctctggagtggttctcctcttatctctctgagcgctccttttctgtggccgtctccaagcttaggtcctccaccacctcccttacccatggtgtcccacaaggttctgtgctggggcctctgctgttcctcctctatctgcttcctcttcagcacatcctgagctccttcaaaggaatctcctaccatctttatgcagatgacatccagctgtacatctcctttaagccccatgagatgtctaagctgcagctgttacacacctgcttagactctgtcaaaacctggatggctgggagctttcttcagctgaatgaagataagactgagatcctcatctgtgccccagacaagctggttcccaaagtcagagactctcttggtcagcttgcttctcacaccaaacattctgtcaggaatcttggcgtgacctttgacccagatctcaccctggattctcacgtcagttctcttgtttgcttttccttcttccatctcaggaacattgctaagctgagtcccattctgtcccactctcaaCTTGAGACAGTTGTCTACTCCTTCATCTccccacgcttagactactgtaactctcttttcacgtgactgagcagaacctccctgaaccgtctacaggtggttcagaatgcctgtactcggcttctgaccaagtcctccaaacacacccacatcacccgcttctcctccagcttcactggctgccaatcaacttcagggtttatttcaagatcctggttctggtctatagggccttacatggacaagcaccatcttatattggtgatcttcttagtccctacacccccagcaggtccctgaggtccagtgatcaaagcctactggttgtgcagcaccaggctaaagaccaaaggtgacagatcatttgctgctgtggcccccagactctggaactctctcctcctgagcctgagatcagtggactcagtggtctcctttaaaaagcagctgaagactcacctgttcaagctggcttttgtatgaccttcttcaccactctctttattctgctctccccacctattccaccttcctcaggatctactgatttccctctttcctgttcactctctttctttcttaacatttttttaatcacaattgtctatttttgctcattttaaacatatttttaaacattttctaaatgcattttttatatttttacatttttttgtttttgtgaagcgcctcatgatttttatcttgagaggcgctatagaaatgatattttcttcttcttcttacctCAGAGGACAATGGCATTCTGTTGACATGGAAATTTACTTTGAGTGCAGAATATCCCAAGTAAGGAGTTTTATCAATTTATATAACGTTCTGTGTGTAACAACTCTTTAAAATCAACATGTgaatgtgggggtggggggtttgtaGAACCTAGAAGGCATAATATAAATATAGGCCTTTTACCAAAGGTTGAGGTTGTCAAAGTGTTAAAAAATCTGATTAATTCTAGTAATCCTAcattctttaaaaatgtttatacattcacctcagatgaaaaagtcaCTCAATTCAAAAGTTATTTCAGTTAGTTCCTGTTTCCCACAGATTTTCACCagatggttaaagaagaagctcttgaagatcagagtgctggtgtggaccagcaggatcCAGAACAGTTCCACATGAAAGAAGAACAGGAGGACATCTGGACAAGTCTGGAAGGAGAGCAGCTCCATTTGAAGGAAGAAGCTAATTctgccaggtttccattcacATCAGTTTCTATAaaaagtgaggatgatgaagacaaACCTCTGTTGTCACAGCTTCtctatcagcagcaaatagaagacagagacgttccaaccagcagctcagctgaccagacaacagcagaaacTGGTAGAGAAGCAGAATCTAGCAGGAACCCATTTCTTAACCCTAATGAACAgatatctgattcttcagagactgaagttagtgaagATGATATGAATCTAAACATTGAGTTATTAgactctgggcctgaaactggaGATGGAGACAATGACTGCAATGAGAGCAGGTTTTGTGAGTCAGATGTTAAGAGTGTCGACGAATTCTTTAGCTGCCCTGGGTGTGGTAAAAAGTTTCTCCACAAGTGTTCTCTCCAGAGACATGCGAGAGTGACGAGTCATTCAGCAATAAAATCTTCAGAATGTCTGGTTACTAAGAAAAACATTAGAATAAAGCAACTTGTGGACTcatgcaggaaagtccagaaagAACCAAAATCAATCAGTTGTGACATTTGTGGAATAATATTTATTCATAATAaaggtttaaacagacacataagagcccacacaggagagaacccatttgcttgtgaactctgtggaaaaagTTTTACTCGAAggacaaatttaaacagacacatgagaggccACACAGCACAGAAACCTTTTacgtgtgaactctgtggaaaaagctttaatcaaaagacacatttaaacagacacatgagagtccacacaggacagaaaccctttGCATGTGAGGTCTGTAAACAAAGATTTAGGCATAAATACacattaaacagtcacatgagaatccatACAGGAAGTAAACCCtttgcatgtgagctctgtggaaaaagctttaatcaaaagacacatttaaacagacacatgagagtccacacaggacagaaaccctttgcatgtgagctctgtgaacaaagatttaggcATAAATACacattaaacagacacatgacaaTCCATACAGGAGATAAACCCTTTGCATGTGAACTCTGTAAACAAAGATTTAGGCATAAATCAacattaaacagacacatgagagtccatacaggaaaCAAACCCTTTGCATGTGAGCCATGTGgacaaatatttagatttaagaAAAGTTtacacagtcacatgagagtccacaaagGAGAGAAACCCTTTGCGTGTGAACTCTGTGAAAAAAGCTTTAATCAAAGGACaaatttaaacactcacatgagagtccacacaggagagaaaccctTTGCCTGTGAGgtatgtgaacaaagatttagacataaatcaacattaaacagacatatgagagttcacacaggagagaaaccatTTTTCTGTGAGccatgtggacaaagatttagataTAAgaaaaatttaaacag
This sequence is a window from Nothobranchius furzeri strain GRZ-AD chromosome 14, NfurGRZ-RIMD1, whole genome shotgun sequence. Protein-coding genes within it:
- the LOC107396891 gene encoding gastrula zinc finger protein XlCGF57.1-like isoform X2, whose protein sequence is MDTDFHQMVKEEALEDQSAGVDQQDPEQFHMKEEQEDIWTSLEGEQLHLKEEANSARFPFTSVSIKSEDDEDKPLLSQLLYQQQIEDRDVPTSSSADQTTAETGREAESSRNPFLNPNEQISDSSETEVSEDDMNLNIELLDSGPETGDGDNDCNESRFCESDVKSVDEFFSCPGCGKKFLHKCSLQRHARVTSHSAIKSSECLVTKKNIRIKQLVDSCRKVQKEPKSISCDICGIIFIHNKGLNRHIRAHTGENPFACELCGKSFTRRTNLNRHMRGHTAQKPFTCELCGKSFNQKTHLNRHMRVHTGQKPFACEVCKQRFRHKYTLNSHMRIHTGSKPFACELCGKSFNQKTHLNRHMRVHTGQKPFACELCEQRFRHKYTLNRHMTIHTGDKPFACELCKQRFRHKSTLNRHMRVHTGNKPFACEPCGQIFRFKKSLHSHMRVHKGEKPFACELCEKSFNQRTNLNTHMRVHTGEKPFACEVCEQRFRHKSTLNRHMRVHTGEKPFFCEPCGQRFRYKKNLNSHRRVYKGHNTCI